A genomic stretch from Meiothermus sp. CFH 77666 includes:
- the glp gene encoding gephyrin-like molybdotransferase Glp encodes MKQNLTVEAALELVLQKAKPLQSIEELPLVAAYGGILGANLSSKVNHPYADDTAVDGYACLEVDAQGATVGNPVRLRVIGQSPAGKPFAGTVGSGEAVQVFTGAPIPKGANAVIRVEDTLREGDYVWLMKPATAADIRRRGDDLVLGQTYLYRGDLLTPGRVGLAAAMGYATLPVIRRPRVGILSTGDEVVEPGEPLPYGGVYNSNSYSVAGLVLEAGGEPVILPKVSDSVEGIRTQLQRAGKLDLLITTGGVSMGEYDIVRQMLELEGEIHFWKVRLQPGGPLLFATWNGLPLMGLPGNPVSAMVTFLLFGRPFLFKLLGRTDPPYQQIRAVADTAFEANPTRRAYRRAVLRWENDRYHVATTGNQSSAVLNSMAVGNALVVLEVGRPARAGEWVEVIPFPGAGL; translated from the coding sequence ATGAAGCAGAATCTGACCGTTGAGGCCGCACTCGAGCTCGTATTGCAAAAAGCCAAACCACTGCAGAGTATCGAAGAATTGCCTCTGGTGGCGGCCTACGGGGGCATTTTGGGCGCCAATTTGAGTTCCAAGGTCAACCACCCCTACGCCGACGATACGGCGGTGGACGGTTATGCCTGCCTCGAGGTCGACGCCCAGGGCGCTACTGTGGGCAACCCGGTGAGGCTCAGGGTGATTGGGCAGTCGCCTGCAGGCAAACCCTTTGCCGGAACCGTGGGTTCGGGTGAGGCTGTACAGGTTTTTACCGGCGCCCCCATCCCCAAAGGGGCCAATGCGGTGATACGGGTAGAAGACACCTTGCGAGAGGGCGATTATGTCTGGCTGATGAAGCCTGCGACCGCAGCCGACATTCGCCGCAGAGGCGACGACCTGGTGCTGGGGCAAACCTATTTGTACAGGGGCGATTTGCTGACCCCTGGACGGGTGGGGCTGGCCGCGGCTATGGGCTACGCCACCCTGCCGGTGATCCGGCGGCCCAGGGTGGGCATTCTGTCCACGGGCGACGAGGTGGTCGAGCCGGGGGAACCGCTACCCTACGGCGGGGTCTACAACTCCAACAGCTACTCGGTGGCGGGCCTGGTATTGGAGGCGGGCGGTGAGCCTGTTATCTTGCCAAAAGTGTCGGACAGTGTGGAGGGGATTCGCACCCAGCTACAGCGGGCCGGGAAACTTGACCTACTCATCACCACCGGTGGGGTTTCGATGGGGGAGTACGACATCGTGCGGCAGATGCTCGAGCTCGAGGGCGAAATCCACTTCTGGAAGGTCAGGCTACAACCGGGGGGGCCCTTGCTGTTTGCCACCTGGAACGGCCTCCCCCTGATGGGCCTGCCGGGCAACCCGGTCTCGGCGATGGTGACGTTCTTGCTCTTTGGACGGCCTTTTCTGTTCAAGCTGTTGGGGCGCACCGACCCGCCCTATCAGCAAATCAGGGCCGTGGCCGATACCGCCTTCGAGGCCAATCCCACCCGCCGGGCCTACCGACGGGCCGTGCTGCGCTGGGAAAACGACCGCTATCACGTTGCTACCACCGGTAACCAGTCCAGCGCCGTACTGAACTCGATGGCGGTGGGCAATGCGCTGGTGGTGCTGGAGGTGGGGCGGCCAGCACGGGCAGGCGAGTGGGTGGAGGTGATTCCTTTTCCGGGCGCTGGGCTGTAG
- a CDS encoding DEAD/DEAH box helicase, whose translation MEFSAFKLRSEVAQAIQAKGFTTPTPIQAAAIPLALEGKDVLGQARTGTGKTLAFGIPIAHRLDAARERGRAPRAFILTPTRELALQVAKELEWLAPHLTITAIYGGTGYGKQAEALKRGTDVVVATPGRAIDYLEQRVLDLSRIEIAVLDEADEMLSMGFEEAVEQLLEATPTNRQTLLFSATLPTWARRLSERFQRNATLINVIKDEAISYEEVAIQAPIHHRLATLSDLLFAYAPERTIVFTSTKAECNDLALGLESRAHSAAPIHGDMGQIDRERVMERFRSGAVNVLVATDVAARGLDIPEVDLVVHYRLPDQNESYLHRSGRTGRAGRSGKVVILYGPREKRELETLEREVKRSFKRVNPPTPEEVMEAKWAVLARRIAKQPEADKKLWHEQAERLIAEGGVDAVAGMLALILGGAPTPKSLITGEENWVTLKLSGSRLSVNRVVAVLKGAGAGEIGRIRLDGEVAAYVDIRPEDVGKLDHSVLRDLRLMKATEVPAESRLPERQGFRSQGGRQGQGRSQGGGQRRSQGERRFEGFEERRDGERRRVVYR comes from the coding sequence ATGGAGTTTTCTGCATTTAAGCTAAGGTCTGAAGTTGCCCAGGCCATCCAGGCCAAAGGTTTCACCACCCCCACCCCCATCCAGGCTGCGGCCATCCCGCTGGCCCTCGAGGGCAAAGATGTGCTCGGCCAGGCCCGTACCGGTACCGGCAAAACCCTGGCCTTTGGCATCCCCATCGCTCACCGGCTGGATGCCGCCCGCGAACGAGGACGGGCCCCCAGGGCTTTCATCCTGACCCCTACCCGCGAGCTGGCCCTTCAGGTTGCCAAGGAGCTCGAGTGGCTGGCCCCTCACCTCACCATCACTGCCATCTACGGCGGTACTGGCTACGGCAAACAGGCCGAGGCCCTCAAGCGCGGCACCGATGTGGTGGTAGCCACCCCAGGCCGGGCCATTGACTACCTGGAACAGCGCGTCCTCGACCTTTCCAGAATCGAGATTGCCGTGCTGGACGAAGCCGACGAGATGCTCTCGATGGGCTTTGAAGAAGCGGTCGAGCAGCTGCTGGAAGCTACCCCCACGAACCGACAAACCCTGCTGTTCTCGGCTACCCTGCCCACCTGGGCGCGTCGTCTTTCCGAGCGCTTCCAGCGGAACGCTACCCTCATCAACGTCATCAAGGACGAAGCCATCTCCTACGAGGAGGTGGCCATCCAGGCCCCCATCCACCACCGCCTGGCCACGCTCTCGGATTTGCTCTTTGCCTACGCCCCCGAGCGCACCATTGTTTTTACCAGCACCAAGGCTGAGTGCAACGACCTGGCGCTGGGTTTGGAAAGCCGGGCCCATAGCGCGGCCCCCATCCACGGCGACATGGGCCAGATTGACCGTGAGCGGGTGATGGAGCGCTTCCGCAGCGGGGCGGTGAATGTGCTGGTAGCCACCGATGTGGCGGCCCGCGGGCTGGATATCCCCGAGGTAGACCTGGTGGTGCACTACCGCCTGCCGGATCAAAATGAGTCCTACCTGCACCGCTCGGGCCGTACCGGGCGGGCGGGGCGCTCGGGCAAGGTGGTGATTCTGTATGGCCCCCGCGAGAAGCGCGAACTCGAGACCCTAGAGCGCGAGGTCAAACGCAGCTTCAAGCGGGTCAACCCGCCCACCCCCGAAGAGGTCATGGAGGCCAAGTGGGCCGTGCTGGCCCGCCGGATTGCCAAGCAGCCTGAGGCCGACAAGAAGCTCTGGCACGAACAGGCCGAACGCCTGATAGCCGAAGGGGGCGTGGACGCCGTGGCCGGCATGCTGGCCCTGATTCTGGGCGGAGCCCCCACCCCCAAGAGCCTGATTACCGGCGAGGAGAACTGGGTCACGCTCAAGCTTTCGGGCTCGCGCCTCAGCGTGAACCGGGTGGTTGCGGTATTGAAGGGCGCTGGCGCGGGCGAGATTGGGCGCATTCGTCTGGACGGCGAGGTGGCCGCTTATGTGGACATCCGCCCAGAGGACGTGGGCAAACTCGATCATTCGGTGCTACGCGACCTGCGCCTGATGAAAGCCACCGAGGTACCTGCGGAGTCCCGGCTGCCCGAACGCCAGGGCTTCCGCAGCCAGGGCGGCCGTCAGGGCCAGGGCCGTTCGCAGGGTGGAGGGCAGCGCCGCAGCCAGGGTGAGCGCCGTTTCGAGGGGTTTGAAGAGCGGCGCGACGGTGAACGCAGGCGCGTGGTGTACCGGTAA